The stretch of DNA AGGTTCAACAAAGTGCTGTTACACACATCCCACATCTGTGGCGCGTGAGccgtgcatatttattttgccaCCCATATTAACAAGTTACAGCATTCACGCACCTGTTGCTTCACTCGCGCCACTGATGTTGGATGTGTGAAACTAGCCAacggaaataaaaaaaacgctAAATCTGTTTACTCTTTCTCAGGATGGGGTGGAAAGTGAGAACATCAGGAACACAAGGAGCAGAAACACACCTCGCCTTATGCCTCATCAGGAGGAGGTGAGCGATCCCATTTAGATATTGAAACacttaaatttaaaaatgtatcgaTCCCACAGCCGTGGACGTGCCAAGATGCTGCTCTAAAACACTATCGTAAATGAGAAGTAATGAAATGTGAGGGAGGAGGTAAGTACAGATAGAGAAGTTGAgaaacggagagagagagaaagtgggtCAGAGGCACTATTGCACAAACAATCCTGATTGTGACAGCTCTGTAATTACTGAGTGATGATCTGTGTTCTCTTTCCTCTCAGCCATCAAATTCCCAGGAATCAAACTCGGGCCACAAAgggaaaaaggaaaaaacgcTCCAAAAGATTGGAGATTTTCTTCAGGGCTCTCCGACCTTTCTAGGGAGTAAAGGTTAGGATGGCCCCAAGGAGGTCACCTATTGCTGTGACGATTTCTCTTTTTAATTTCCTGACTCTGACATCCCATTTATCTGACACTCATGTTCTGTTCTTCTGTGTGTCCAGCAAAGAGGATCATGGGATTGATGAGCGGAAAGTCCCCTGATGGGGGAGGGGCTTCTTTGAAAATCAAATGTTCCAGACGAAAACACGACAGACCTGACATCTCATCGCCAATGGACATACCTGCCCATCAGGTAGTGAAATGATAGACGTATTGACATTGCATACTATTGaatgtcaaaaatgaaaattcattggTCTAGTTATGTGCATGTTGTGTATATAAAGTCTGAAATcaaaatatttgaacatttaattatcttctaAGCATCCTTTGACTGCCGACCTTTGATCTGTTTCGTAGATCATTGGCCGAAATCTAGAGGTGAAACAGAGCGAAAATCTTATCAAGAAACGTCTTCGTACCAGGACCGGTAAATGACCTCACAGAGGGAAAGGAAATGTTTTTGCTcccttgtgtatttttttttatcaaaccttttttgcacattttcatatacagtatctttagatttttagttttctttaattagtttatcaaataatatattatgcTTGAACTGTAATGAACACTATTTTAATGACCTTTTAACTGCAATTTTGTATGAAAGTAAAATTAGTAAAAACAACGTAAAACAGACTTTGCTGCTAGACTTAACATGGACATACAGAAATCACTACTGCACATTTCTGAACACACAGTTAGTAAATCCAGGGTTTATAGTTTACATTGTGGTTATTCTAccctgcaaataaatgtaaaacacagttTTTCCTCCCTAACCACTTTCTAGTCAaagatatgacacacacacaccaaatatAGCACTGAGTAAAAGATTGTGGGTTAATTCctggttttattgtttattttcacttatttcagttattttgttTCTGTACACATCAGTCTGTCACAAAATTGGTATGTCACTCACATGTATTAAAACTCTCTATTAAGATGGCAGTAAAACTGTGAAGCGGTTGCTTAATAATACCCAATTTGTGAGTCGTTTGAATTACTGAACAAATACCTACATTTTCCCATCATGGCAAGCGGCGCCGTGCTTTTATCTAAGATGGTATTCGGCGAGAGAAAGGAAGGGTAAGGAGCTAGGAGCAGGTCTACTGTTTGTTAGTACTGAATGGCAGGATGTGAATGGGGTGGCTGTTTGCAACGATGATTCATGGTGTCAGAAATGTGGGAGAATGTGGTGAAGACAGAATGGAGGAGGGAAAACTGGCAGTGCGAGGAGGAGGCGAAGTTATAAACACGCATGTTCAGGtccagctgtgtgtgtgcaggcaGAATTATTGTGACGTCATAACTGCCATcattagaaaaagaaaaaactgaaatcactgtgttttgtttatgtgtgctTATACTACGTGTACAGTCAAGACTCGGATGTGTATGTGCTTCCCAGTTAATGTAAACATCGTGTAATCGTGAGTTTTGATTGTATGTGTTACATTGCGTCGTGTGTTCTCGTCTGTCTTTGAGGGTGCAAGGTGAGTCATTACGGCTATCATTTGATTGCGTCACTTAATTGATGCACTGTGACAAAAATCCAGTCTTTCTATAATTtgttctcatttatttttgtcaccACAATTATGGGGAGGAATACGTGCTTTGGCCTCATCCAAGGGCATCCAGGCCCGGTAAACAATGCGGTATATCATCTGCCGCACCTATAATTTAACACAGAAAATTACTACATCAGTTGTAATGATAAACAGCTCTGTTTTAGCCAGCGCTGTCGCCTGCGGTAAGAGACTTGAGAGCCTGCGGAGATGGTTGTAACTGCTCGTCCTCAtcagatgtgctttaaataggtttgaaacaaagaAGTGATATCATTAAAAGGATTTCGACATGAACGTTTCCACTTCGTGTATCTGTTCGCTTTAATCCGAGCAATTGGTTTAGGCTATGAGAAAATGAATGCTTCTTAGTCACACGCACCATCTTGCCCTGTTCGTGCCAGGTTGAGGACGTAATCTGTACCCATACTGCTGAGTGACTATAATACATTTGTCCTGTTCAGATGAAGTGTTATCTTGCCATGTTGCTGGGGAAAAAATGTTCAGCCAGAAATGACTGAACAAAATAGTTTGTGACTTTTATTTCTTATGTAAATCAAAAAAATGAGATTTTAAGTGAATCATGCTGAATAACTCTGCAGACTATTCATATGTTTTGGTCTAAAACAGATGAATCCAGTAACTTCGTTTAAGATTTTGAAATTAATTTTATGCAtccattttaaaggaatagttcacctttaaaatgaaaattctgtcattttttacacaccctcttgtNacaaacggcggcagaaatccaggataaacatcggtgtatctattaccagatggaaggcactgttgaaagacaaatgttttcaaggcgacgccgaagttgcctgttttctgctagactggtaagataattcaacattttcaatgtttccactttttcaatgtttaccaaacaactgttttgttgaaacggtaacgttagcattttatacaaatggccatataacctccgaataataatgtttttccgtccctgcggtacgtactccggttgttcctgactttacaaagggggagtcaaacgtctactaacttacacaactgcctatgtcgctgtcagatcaaacgctttgaacagtgttgctatttacgattacctaactttagttacttcactactctcagcgtgtactagatagcacgcaagaaatatatctaattatagaattgtaacagtaactttcgcaatagaatacgttaaatgattaattacgttaatatattgccttacctgcttgtatcactgctatccgctgtctcagtagacgacatctttttttactgttgcggccaccgtcataattcgaaagggaggggtgggcaaatgactcagagattcattgcaaaactataatacaatgctagtggccgctgattttcaagaactgcgcctttaaaggtTCATAGTTACCTGTAATACAAAATATGtttcatacatttattttcatcCCTCTATCCCCACTTATCCCATTCTTCTATATCTTTCAGCTCTAAATCCATCACATTTACTCTGAAATATTCATGTCAAAACCAAAATTCATTCATCTAAGACTGGAAACTGAGGAAATTGACTTGCGTCAGCAGCATTTTACCCAGTTTTAAGGAGAAGAATGTTCCAAAATCCCCCTTCAAAGCACATGCAGTGAATACAAatttaaatatctttttcttcttctctgCCTTAGTTCAGTGTGTAAACATTTAGCCGGCTGAGCAGCAGCAGTGTGCATACAGGTTGAATAGGGCTCTGATCTCCTCACCAGCAGCTTAATTCAAATGAGTCTTATAATAAGGTTTTATAACCCACAGCAAGTTTGAATTAGTCATGGCTGGTGACGCCTATTTGTCTGTTGATCAGCCGCCAGCGCTTATTGGTGCTGTAGACGCTTCGTTTCATTCAAAGGCAACCTGCTAGACTGACTAGTCTAAAATCATCTGGGAAATAATAAAGACACACAGACTAGGAAATGACCACATGCAGAAACTCATTCAACACGCAATCGCGCTGGGCGAAGCGAATCGGGCAGCGCGATTGCCACAAACTATTCgagtctttgcattgactttgtatgttaTTTACTTGTGCAAATTGCTTAATTCGCTTTTGGTGTgaacaaaaaatgtgtgtgtttttgcaatTTTTACTATGACTTTTTATAGCGGCCAATTTTCAAACATTAGTTagttgtgtaatgttgctgttagagcataaacaatatctgctaatgataaatgataaagcccaaagttcaatgc from Triplophysa rosa unplaced genomic scaffold, Trosa_1v2 scaffold569, whole genome shotgun sequence encodes:
- the LOC130551041 gene encoding kinesin-like protein KIF20B; this encodes MEQTIFNGSSVRLKRKGGRSTTVKKKHVCEHTTQDGVESENIRNTRSRNTPRLMPHQEEPSNSQESNSGHKGKKEKTLQKIGDFLQGSPTFLGSKAKRIMGLMSGKSPDGGGASLKIKCSRRKHDRPDISSPMDIPAHQIIGRNLEVKQSENLIKKRLRTRTGK